A section of the Sporanaerobacter acetigenes DSM 13106 genome encodes:
- the purE gene encoding 5-(carboxyamino)imidazole ribonucleotide mutase — protein MKVAIVMGSISDKEVVDKTIGILEKFQIEYEVRVISAHRTPFTAMDFASSAEEKGIEVIIAVAGKAAHLAGIIAGVTTLPVIGLPVKSSTMDGLDSLLSTVQMPKGVPVATVAINGGENAGILAVQMLSIKYENLREKLKEYKEEISEEVEKMDEKVRRR, from the coding sequence ATGAAAGTTGCTATTGTTATGGGAAGTATATCGGATAAAGAAGTGGTAGACAAAACGATTGGTATTTTAGAGAAGTTTCAGATTGAATATGAAGTTAGAGTTATATCGGCTCATAGGACTCCATTTACAGCCATGGATTTTGCTAGTTCTGCTGAGGAAAAGGGTATAGAAGTCATCATTGCAGTGGCAGGAAAGGCTGCTCACCTAGCGGGAATCATTGCAGGAGTGACTACACTGCCAGTTATAGGTCTTCCTGTGAAATCCTCTACTATGGATGGATTAGATTCCCTCCTTTCTACAGTACAGATGCCAAAGGGAGTTCCTGTTGCTACAGTAGCTATAAATGGAGGAGAAAATGCAGGAATATTGGCTGTTCAAATGCTATCTATAAAATATGAAAACTTAAGAGAGAAGCTCAAGGAATATAAAGAGGAAATATCTGAAGAAGTTGAAAAAATGGATGAAAAGGTGAGAAGGAGATAA
- a CDS encoding phosphoribosylformylglycinamidine synthase, which translates to MENIRKLFVEKKEGYNIEAKQLLRDLRENLNIFGLKKVRILNHYQIGNILKEDYERAVNTIFSEPNVDMVYEETFPINESDYFFRVEYLPGQYDQRADSAIQCLEILTGKNGYKITTSKIVVLEGDINKEELEKVKNYYINPVESREVSLDMITLDTKWDEPQDVEIVDGFIEKSPEELEALREKIGFAMDVEDLKYCQEYFKLEEKRDPSITELKVIDTYWSDHCRHTTFMTSIKDVKFEEGFYREIFEEAFKEYLKSKNFVYGDKEKPVCLMDMGTIEKKELVKKGLLDDLEESEEINACSIEIDVDVDGENEKWLLMFKNETHNHPTEIEPFGGAATCLGGAIRDPLSGRAYVYQAMRITGSGDPREKIENTLPGKLPQRKITIGAMKGYSSYGNQIGIPTGYVREIYDENYIAKRMEVGAVIGASPKESVIRGIPKPGDIVLLVGGRTGRDGLGGAVGSSKEHDEESIYTCGSEVQKGNPPIERKIQRLFRDENVKKMIKRCNDFGAGGVSVAIGELSDGLDIDLDKVPKKYEGLDGTEIAISESQERMAVVIDREDLDKFKEYAKAENIEVTVVAEVTEDGRLTMKWRGKNIVDISREFLDTNGVRKKTKVFVEEPRNKNYFQTVPNNVEENLDNIKEAFILNMASLNTCSQKGLVEKFDNTIGAGTVLMPFGGKYKLTPVDGMAGKIPVYSGETDTCSIMTYGFDPQISKWSPFHGGMYAVIDSIGKIVALGGDYKNTRLTFQEYFEKLGEDDKKWGKPFNAILGAYLVQKKLSIPSIGGKDSMSGTFKDLNVPPTLISFAVNVGKASKIVSPEFKKSGSFVVLVPIAIDEKGMPDFEELDRNYTRINELIGKNKILSANTIKYGGIARCVSEMAFGNKIGFVFNEKIVLNEIFVPKHGSILIEIDENENVDALLSGINYEILGTTVDGEYIEVLKERIQLDELIEKWEEPLKDVFPFTEEVKEVPRCIEYKKGNKIHKKLSIGKPRVFIPVFPGTNCEWDTKNAFEKAGGVVETFVFRNLNSKDINYSISEIVRLINESQIIAIPGGFSAGDEPEGSGKFIATVFRNPYISEAVMNLLKNRDGLMLGICNGFQALIKLGLLPYGEIRDIDCDSPTLTFNKIGSHVSTMVNTKVVSNLSPWFNNTKVGDIHTIPVSHGEGRFIADEKQLSILIENGQIATQYVGINPNGSVEAIEGITSPDGRVLGKMGHSERMGENICKNIPGEKDQKIFEAGIGYFI; encoded by the coding sequence GTGGAGAATATAAGAAAATTGTTCGTTGAGAAAAAAGAAGGATACAATATAGAAGCAAAACAACTTTTGAGGGATTTGAGAGAAAATCTTAATATATTTGGGCTTAAAAAAGTTAGAATTTTAAATCACTATCAAATAGGAAATATACTTAAGGAAGACTATGAAAGAGCAGTAAACACTATTTTTTCAGAGCCTAATGTAGATATGGTCTATGAAGAGACATTTCCTATAAATGAAAGTGATTATTTTTTTAGAGTGGAATATTTGCCAGGACAATATGATCAAAGAGCAGATTCGGCAATTCAATGTTTAGAAATACTTACAGGAAAGAACGGCTATAAAATAACTACTTCAAAGATAGTAGTTTTAGAGGGAGATATAAATAAAGAGGAATTAGAAAAAGTTAAGAATTATTATATAAATCCTGTAGAGTCCAGAGAGGTTTCTTTGGATATGATCACACTAGATACTAAGTGGGATGAACCTCAAGATGTAGAAATAGTAGATGGATTCATAGAAAAAAGCCCTGAAGAACTTGAAGCTTTAAGAGAAAAAATAGGATTTGCCATGGACGTTGAAGATTTAAAATACTGTCAAGAGTATTTTAAACTTGAGGAAAAGAGAGATCCTAGTATTACAGAATTAAAAGTAATAGATACTTATTGGTCGGATCATTGTAGACATACAACTTTTATGACTAGTATTAAAGATGTAAAATTTGAAGAGGGTTTCTATAGAGAAATATTTGAAGAGGCTTTTAAGGAATATTTAAAATCTAAAAATTTTGTATATGGGGATAAGGAAAAGCCTGTTTGTCTTATGGATATGGGAACTATAGAGAAAAAAGAACTTGTAAAAAAAGGACTTCTTGACGATTTAGAAGAATCAGAAGAAATAAATGCTTGCAGTATTGAAATAGATGTGGATGTGGATGGAGAAAATGAAAAATGGCTTTTGATGTTTAAAAATGAAACTCACAATCATCCAACGGAAATAGAGCCTTTTGGTGGAGCAGCAACTTGTCTTGGAGGAGCTATAAGAGATCCTCTTTCTGGGAGAGCATATGTATATCAGGCTATGAGAATAACAGGAAGTGGAGATCCAAGAGAAAAAATTGAAAATACACTTCCTGGGAAATTGCCTCAAAGAAAGATAACTATAGGGGCGATGAAGGGATATAGTTCTTATGGAAATCAAATAGGAATTCCAACAGGATATGTAAGGGAAATATATGATGAAAATTATATTGCCAAGAGAATGGAAGTTGGAGCAGTCATTGGGGCCAGTCCAAAGGAAAGTGTCATAAGAGGGATTCCAAAACCTGGAGATATAGTTTTGCTGGTAGGTGGAAGAACTGGAAGAGATGGACTAGGTGGAGCAGTAGGTTCATCTAAAGAACATGATGAAGAATCTATATATACTTGTGGTTCAGAAGTTCAGAAGGGAAATCCTCCAATAGAGAGAAAGATTCAAAGACTTTTCAGAGATGAAAATGTAAAGAAGATGATTAAAAGATGTAATGATTTTGGTGCCGGAGGAGTTTCTGTAGCTATTGGAGAGCTTTCTGATGGATTAGATATAGATTTAGATAAAGTGCCTAAAAAGTATGAAGGATTAGATGGAACAGAAATTGCTATTTCTGAATCTCAAGAGAGAATGGCAGTTGTCATAGATAGAGAAGATTTAGATAAGTTTAAAGAATATGCAAAAGCTGAAAATATTGAAGTGACAGTTGTAGCAGAAGTTACAGAAGATGGTAGGCTCACTATGAAGTGGAGAGGAAAGAATATAGTAGATATAAGTAGAGAATTTTTAGATACCAATGGAGTCAGAAAAAAGACAAAGGTATTTGTAGAAGAGCCAAGGAACAAAAATTATTTTCAAACTGTACCAAATAATGTAGAAGAAAACTTAGACAATATAAAAGAAGCTTTTATCTTAAATATGGCTAGTTTAAATACTTGTAGTCAAAAAGGGTTGGTGGAAAAATTCGACAATACTATAGGTGCTGGAACAGTTCTTATGCCTTTTGGAGGTAAATATAAACTTACACCTGTAGATGGTATGGCAGGGAAAATCCCTGTTTATAGTGGAGAAACAGATACTTGTTCTATAATGACTTATGGTTTTGATCCTCAAATTTCAAAATGGAGTCCTTTCCATGGAGGAATGTATGCTGTTATTGATTCTATAGGAAAAATTGTGGCATTGGGTGGAGATTATAAAAATACAAGACTTACATTCCAAGAATATTTTGAAAAGCTAGGTGAAGATGATAAAAAGTGGGGAAAGCCCTTTAATGCAATTTTAGGTGCTTATTTAGTTCAAAAGAAATTGTCTATACCAAGTATCGGTGGAAAAGACAGTATGTCAGGAACTTTTAAAGATCTAAATGTTCCGCCAACTCTTATAAGTTTTGCTGTAAATGTGGGAAAGGCAAGTAAAATTGTTTCACCAGAGTTTAAAAAGAGCGGAAGTTTTGTAGTACTTGTGCCAATTGCAATAGATGAAAAGGGTATGCCAGATTTTGAAGAATTGGATAGAAATTATACTAGAATAAATGAATTGATAGGGAAGAATAAAATACTTTCAGCCAATACTATTAAATACGGTGGTATAGCTAGATGTGTAAGTGAAATGGCTTTTGGAAATAAGATTGGATTTGTTTTCAATGAGAAAATAGTTTTAAATGAAATTTTCGTTCCAAAGCATGGTTCTATTTTAATTGAAATAGATGAAAATGAAAATGTAGATGCATTGTTAAGTGGAATAAATTATGAAATACTTGGTACTACTGTAGATGGTGAATATATAGAAGTTCTTAAAGAGAGAATACAATTAGATGAACTTATTGAAAAGTGGGAAGAACCTCTTAAAGATGTATTTCCTTTCACGGAAGAAGTGAAAGAAGTGCCAAGATGTATAGAATACAAGAAAGGAAACAAGATTCATAAGAAATTGAGCATTGGAAAGCCTAGGGTTTTTATACCGGTATTTCCAGGTACAAATTGTGAATGGGATACAAAAAATGCTTTTGAAAAGGCTGGAGGTGTGGTAGAAACTTTTGTATTCAGAAATTTAAATAGTAAAGATATAAACTATTCTATTAGTGAGATAGTAAGGCTTATAAATGAATCCCAAATAATAGCTATCCCAGGTGGGTTTAGTGCAGGAGATGAGCCTGAAGGGTCAGGAAAGTTTATAGCTACGGTGTTTAGAAACCCATATATAAGCGAAGCAGTGATGAATCTTCTAAAAAACAGAGATGGACTTATGCTTGGAATATGTAATGGATTTCAGGCTCTCATAAAGCTTGGACTTTTACCTTATGGAGAAATAAGAGATATAGATTGTGATTCACCGACTCTTACTTTCAACAAAATAGGAAGTCACGTTTCTACTATGGTCAATACAAAGGTTGTTTCCAATTTATCACCTTGGTTCAACAATACAAAGGTAGGAGATATTCATACAATACCTGTTTCTCATGGGGAAGGAAGATTTATAGCAGATGAAAAACAATTGTCTATTCTCATAGAAAATGGACAAATAGCTACTCAATATGTAGGTATAAATCCTAATGGTTCAGTAGAGGCAATAGAAGGAATCACTAGCCCTGATGGAAGAGTATTAGGAAAAATGGGTCATTCAGAAAGAATGGGAGAAAATATCTGCAAAAACATCCCTGGAGAAAAAGATCAGAAGATATTTGAAGCAGGAATTGGGTATTTCATATAA
- a CDS encoding carbon starvation CstA family protein has translation MNAVWLVIIGIVLFYIAYKTYGSYLANQWGVSDKTETPAHTKEDGVDYVPAKAPVLLGHHFSSIAGAGPIVGPVQAAIFGWAPVMLWIVIGGIFFGGVHDFGSIFASIRHGGKSIGEIIGANMGKKGKRLFSIFAWLTLLLIIAAFTNITANTFVSVPSAATSSLLFIVLAILFGFFVYRKNVPLGISTVIGVILLFLCVWLGMVFPLALSKEAWIFILLAYVFVASVVPVWILLQPRDYLSSFLLYALVIGAIIGIFVTHPSLQLNPFVGFNVDNTPLFPMLFVTVACGAISGFHSLVGSGTTSKQLDKESDAKLIGYGGMLIECVVAIVAIITAGYISHGELSNLLGDGGPVNVFSHGVGNFMASFGIPVATGTSFAALAVSAFAMTSLDTSTRLARFVFQEFFEDFQKEDKKSPLTNRYVATLITVVLAAILSFKGWDAIWPLFGSANQLLSALALMALAVWMSNLGKNNKMFTIPMVFMFAVTLSALVLLIKNNIASGQIVLVVFGILLFVLAIVLLVEAIKNLSKKKAKA, from the coding sequence ATGAATGCTGTATGGTTAGTCATTATAGGAATTGTTTTATTTTATATCGCTTACAAGACCTATGGAAGTTATTTGGCAAACCAGTGGGGAGTAAGTGATAAAACTGAAACTCCTGCTCATACAAAAGAGGATGGAGTTGACTATGTTCCAGCTAAAGCTCCAGTGCTACTAGGACATCACTTTTCATCCATAGCTGGTGCAGGACCAATAGTAGGACCTGTTCAAGCTGCAATATTTGGATGGGCACCTGTTATGCTTTGGATTGTAATAGGTGGTATATTTTTTGGAGGAGTACATGATTTTGGTTCTATTTTTGCTTCTATAAGACATGGCGGAAAATCTATAGGTGAAATAATAGGAGCAAATATGGGCAAAAAAGGTAAGCGATTGTTTTCAATTTTTGCTTGGTTGACACTACTACTCATCATTGCTGCATTTACAAATATCACAGCTAATACTTTCGTAAGTGTTCCTTCTGCAGCTACTTCATCATTATTATTCATAGTACTAGCTATATTGTTTGGATTCTTTGTATACAGAAAAAATGTTCCACTAGGAATCAGTACAGTAATCGGCGTTATATTGTTGTTCTTATGTGTATGGCTAGGAATGGTATTCCCACTTGCACTTTCAAAAGAAGCTTGGATTTTTATATTACTTGCGTACGTTTTTGTTGCAAGTGTAGTTCCTGTATGGATATTGTTGCAGCCTAGAGATTATCTAAGTTCATTTTTGCTATATGCGTTGGTTATAGGAGCAATCATTGGAATTTTCGTTACACATCCTAGTTTGCAATTAAATCCATTTGTTGGATTCAATGTAGATAATACTCCATTATTCCCTATGCTATTTGTAACCGTAGCTTGTGGAGCAATATCTGGTTTTCACTCTCTAGTTGGTTCTGGAACCACTTCAAAACAATTGGATAAAGAAAGTGACGCAAAACTTATAGGATATGGCGGAATGCTTATAGAATGTGTTGTGGCAATAGTAGCAATCATAACTGCAGGATATATAAGCCACGGAGAATTGTCAAATCTTCTTGGCGATGGAGGACCTGTAAATGTATTCTCTCATGGTGTAGGAAACTTCATGGCAAGCTTTGGAATACCTGTTGCAACTGGTACAAGCTTTGCTGCATTGGCAGTTTCAGCTTTTGCTATGACAAGTTTGGATACTTCCACTAGATTGGCAAGATTTGTATTCCAGGAATTTTTTGAAGACTTTCAAAAAGAAGACAAAAAATCTCCACTTACAAACCGTTATGTTGCTACATTGATAACAGTTGTACTTGCTGCTATTCTATCCTTCAAGGGTTGGGATGCTATATGGCCATTGTTTGGTTCAGCTAATCAATTGTTATCGGCTTTAGCTTTGATGGCTCTTGCTGTTTGGATGAGCAACTTGGGCAAAAACAACAAAATGTTTACTATACCTATGGTATTTATGTTTGCCGTAACATTGAGTGCATTGGTTCTACTAATAAAGAACAATATTGCAAGCGGACAAATTGTACTAGTTGTATTTGGTATACTATTGTTTGTATTGGCAATAGTTCTTCTCGTAGAAGCTATAAAGAATCTATCTAAAAAGAAAGCAAAAGCATAA
- a CDS encoding IS4 family transposase, with product MNYFSYDVKTATCSAFVQQREKILPEALEYLFHKFTSTSINPNYYDGYRMLAVDGSDLCIAHNPKDTESYFHATENTKGFNLLHLNAMYDLYSRVYVDAIVQPGKKKNKFQALTDMVDRSDIKDKTILIADRGYESYNVFEHIAKKGWKYVIRVKDINSNGITSGLSLSDEKEFDMKYSILLTRRQTKEIKANPEKYKFMPANQNFDYLPVGDKGNYQMNFRIVRFAIAENAYEVIITNLPKDEFPPEAIKEIYHMRWGIETSFRELKYAIGLTNFHSKKVPYIIQEIFARLTMYNFCEIITTHVVIKQKDRKYNYQVNFTVAISVCLYYFKCKDAELPPNVEALIQKNILPIRNGRKDCRRVKTKSVVSFIYRVA from the coding sequence ATGAATTATTTTTCATATGATGTTAAAACAGCTACCTGCTCAGCCTTTGTCCAACAGCGGGAAAAGATTCTTCCAGAAGCACTTGAGTACCTTTTTCATAAATTTACATCAACTTCAATCAATCCTAATTATTATGACGGCTACAGAATGCTAGCTGTTGATGGTTCAGATTTATGTATTGCACACAATCCAAAAGATACAGAAAGTTATTTTCATGCAACCGAGAATACTAAAGGATTCAATCTTCTGCATTTAAACGCTATGTACGATTTGTACAGCAGAGTATATGTTGATGCGATTGTTCAACCTGGCAAGAAGAAAAATAAGTTTCAGGCACTAACAGATATGGTGGATCGTTCTGATATTAAAGATAAAACCATCTTAATAGCTGACCGTGGATATGAAAGTTACAACGTTTTCGAACATATAGCTAAGAAGGGATGGAAATATGTTATACGTGTAAAAGATATAAATAGTAATGGAATTACCTCTGGATTATCTCTTTCAGATGAGAAGGAATTTGACATGAAATATAGCATTTTACTAACTAGGAGACAGACAAAAGAAATAAAGGCAAATCCAGAAAAATATAAGTTTATGCCTGCAAATCAAAACTTTGACTATCTTCCCGTTGGTGATAAAGGAAATTATCAAATGAACTTTAGAATAGTTCGATTTGCTATTGCTGAGAATGCTTATGAAGTTATCATTACAAATCTTCCTAAGGATGAATTTCCCCCAGAAGCAATTAAAGAAATATATCACATGAGATGGGGTATTGAAACATCATTTAGAGAGCTAAAATATGCTATAGGGTTAACAAATTTTCATTCAAAGAAGGTGCCCTACATCATACAAGAAATATTTGCACGTCTTACCATGTACAATTTCTGCGAAATAATCACAACCCATGTAGTTATAAAGCAGAAAGACAGGAAATATAACTATCAAGTTAATTTTACTGTAGCTATATCCGTTTGTCTTTACTATTTCAAATGTAAAGATGCAGAGCTACCACCCAATGTAGAAGCACTTATTCAAAAGAATATATTGCCTATCCGAAATGGCAGAAAAGACTGTCGCAGGGTCAAAACCAAATCGGTAGTTAGCTTCATTTATAGAGTAGCATAA
- a CDS encoding HepT-like ribonuclease domain-containing protein: MKNLKIIRKIINHIDSILKYTDTITYDEFRSNSMMVEACVFNLSQIGELVNKLDKEYIIEYPDIQWFKIKGLRNRIVHDYEGVNLNLIWEIIDVDIKILREQLLKLIN, translated from the coding sequence ATGAAAAATCTGAAGATTATTCGAAAGATAATTAATCACATTGATTCTATATTGAAATATACAGATACTATTACTTATGATGAATTTAGAAGTAATAGTATGATGGTGGAAGCGTGTGTATTTAATTTAAGTCAAATTGGTGAATTAGTCAACAAATTAGATAAGGAATATATAATTGAATATCCAGATATTCAATGGTTTAAAATAAAGGGTTTAAGAAATCGTATAGTTCATGACTATGAAGGTGTAAATCTAAATTTAATATGGGAAATCATTGACGTTGACATAAAAATATTGAGAGAACAATTATTGAAGCTAATTAATTAG
- a CDS encoding nucleotidyltransferase family protein yields the protein MTSNIISIEKIKEKTMPILSKYPVNKAILFGSYAKGEATKNSDMDLYIDTNGKLRGLDFVGLLEILVDTLGVDIDLIDKSHIEPDSLIMQEIEDGGMVIYEKSEDYSKDN from the coding sequence ATGACTTCTAATATTATTTCGATTGAAAAAATAAAAGAAAAAACAATGCCAATATTAAGCAAATACCCTGTAAATAAAGCAATATTATTTGGATCATATGCTAAAGGTGAAGCTACTAAGAATAGTGATATGGATTTGTATATTGATACAAACGGGAAGTTAAGAGGACTTGATTTTGTTGGATTACTTGAAATTCTTGTTGATACTTTGGGAGTAGACATAGACTTAATTGATAAATCACATATAGAACCAGATTCTTTAATAATGCAAGAAATTGAAGATGGAGGTATGGTTATATATGAAAAATCTGAAGATTATTCGAAAGATAATTAA
- a CDS encoding GNAT family N-acetyltransferase, which yields MYFKKIIGQRCYLSPINVEDCEKYTEWVNDMEVAGGLIFASQLIGLETEKSILERISTSGYNFAIVDIEKDELIGNCGFPELDHLNRVGEVGLFIGNKDYWGKGYGQEVLKLMLDFGFNILNLHNIFLRVYSFNNQAIKCYKKVGFKEAGRIREAKFVAGKAYDEIFMDILDIEYTSIYINNIIDKKLQK from the coding sequence ATGTATTTTAAAAAAATCATAGGGCAAAGATGCTACTTATCTCCAATAAATGTGGAGGATTGTGAAAAATATACTGAATGGGTCAATGACATGGAAGTAGCTGGAGGACTTATATTTGCATCTCAACTCATTGGGCTTGAAACTGAAAAGTCGATTTTAGAAAGGATTTCTACCAGTGGATATAATTTTGCTATTGTAGATATAGAAAAAGATGAGCTTATTGGGAATTGTGGATTTCCAGAGTTAGATCACTTAAATAGAGTAGGAGAAGTAGGATTATTTATTGGCAACAAAGATTATTGGGGCAAAGGTTATGGTCAGGAAGTCTTAAAACTTATGTTAGACTTTGGCTTTAATATACTGAATTTGCATAATATTTTTTTGAGGGTATATTCATTCAACAATCAAGCTATAAAATGCTATAAAAAAGTGGGATTCAAAGAGGCAGGTAGAATTCGTGAAGCAAAATTTGTAGCTGGAAAAGCCTATGACGAAATTTTTATGGACATTTTAGATATAGAATATACATCAATTTATATCAATAATATAATAGATAAGAAATTGCAGAAATAA
- a CDS encoding nucleoside phosphorylase, which translates to MLKKEFPILEFDDTKEAVIEPHNIIKKLDIPEYGVMCFFNDVLQELKNQGKLKPIAFLKSEMGENPIYELEFEGNKVIVFNPGVGAPMAAAVLEDAIAMGMNKFIVCGGAGVLNREIAVGHVVIPVLAVRDEGVSYHYLPPSREVEANKEAVEVIKEVLGSHKCKYLISKTWTTDAFYRETPQKIKLRKEEGCVTVEMEAAAFFAVAKFRGIKFGQILYGGDDVSCEEWDSRNWNARSDIRKNLFWFAVESCLKL; encoded by the coding sequence TTGTTAAAAAAGGAGTTTCCAATATTAGAATTCGATGATACGAAAGAAGCGGTTATTGAACCTCATAATATAATAAAAAAATTAGATATACCAGAGTATGGGGTAATGTGTTTTTTTAATGATGTTTTACAGGAATTAAAGAATCAGGGTAAATTAAAGCCTATAGCTTTTTTAAAATCTGAAATGGGAGAAAATCCTATTTATGAATTAGAATTTGAAGGGAATAAAGTTATTGTTTTTAATCCAGGAGTAGGGGCACCAATGGCTGCTGCAGTGTTAGAAGATGCAATAGCAATGGGTATGAATAAATTTATTGTCTGTGGTGGTGCTGGGGTTCTAAATAGAGAAATTGCAGTTGGACACGTTGTGATACCAGTTTTAGCAGTAAGAGATGAAGGTGTGTCGTATCATTATCTTCCACCAAGCAGGGAAGTGGAAGCTAACAAAGAGGCGGTAGAAGTGATAAAAGAAGTTTTAGGAAGCCATAAGTGTAAGTATTTAATATCAAAGACTTGGACAACAGATGCCTTTTATAGAGAAACACCACAAAAGATAAAATTGAGAAAAGAAGAAGGATGTGTAACCGTTGAAATGGAGGCAGCGGCTTTCTTTGCGGTGGCAAAATTTAGAGGTATAAAGTTTGGGCAAATTTTATATGGTGGAGATGATGTAAGTTGTGAAGAATGGGATTCAAGAAATTGGAATGCAAGAAGTGACATAAGAAAAAACTTATTTTGGTTTGCTGTAGAATCGTGTTTGAAACTATAA
- a CDS encoding SPL family radical SAM protein translates to MKVKVTKMHMVEVKGILSSKNGMNLYRGCSHGCIYCDSRSRCYQMQHDFEDIEVKRNAIELLEDALKRKREKCMISTGAMTDPYIPLEIQLQHTRKCLQLIEKYNFGLAIQTKSNRILRDLDVLKCINEKTKCVVQMTLTTFDEDSCRLIEPNVSTTKERFEVLKVMKENGIPTVVWISPILPFINDTAENINGILNYCEEAGVKGIICFGMGLTLRNGNREYFYRALDEKFPGLKERYIQSYGNMYDIRSKNNQELMELFYRRCKQNGILYDPNVVFSYLNTFEQKNSTRQISIFDL, encoded by the coding sequence ATGAAAGTAAAGGTGACAAAGATGCATATGGTAGAAGTTAAAGGGATTTTATCTAGTAAAAATGGGATGAATTTGTATCGTGGTTGTTCTCACGGATGCATTTATTGTGATTCACGAAGTAGATGTTATCAAATGCAACACGATTTTGAAGATATAGAGGTCAAGAGAAATGCCATAGAGTTGTTGGAGGATGCTTTAAAACGAAAACGTGAAAAGTGCATGATTAGTACAGGTGCTATGACTGATCCATATATTCCATTGGAAATACAATTACAACACACTAGGAAGTGTCTACAACTTATTGAGAAATATAACTTCGGATTAGCTATACAGACCAAATCTAATAGAATACTTAGAGATTTAGATGTTTTAAAGTGTATTAATGAAAAGACTAAATGTGTTGTACAAATGACATTGACCACATTTGATGAGGATTCATGCCGATTAATAGAGCCAAATGTATCTACTACAAAGGAGCGATTTGAAGTATTAAAAGTAATGAAGGAAAATGGAATTCCTACAGTAGTTTGGATATCTCCGATTTTACCCTTTATAAATGATACGGCGGAAAATATAAATGGAATTTTAAATTATTGCGAGGAGGCTGGGGTAAAGGGCATCATCTGTTTTGGTATGGGGCTGACATTGCGCAATGGAAATAGAGAATATTTTTACAGAGCTTTAGACGAGAAATTTCCTGGATTAAAGGAACGGTACATACAATCTTATGGAAATATGTACGATATTAGGAGCAAAAACAATCAAGAATTGATGGAGTTATTTTATAGAAGATGTAAGCAAAATGGAATACTATACGATCCAAATGTTGTTTTTAGCTACCTTAATACATTTGAACAGAAAAATTCAACTCGACAGATTAGTATTTTTGATTTATAA